In Leptolyngbya sp. O-77, the genomic window ATGGGCCGTCCCAGGACATGTGACGAGCATCACCGGGATTGGGCAGGTAGAACTCGCCGTCCGGAGTAGACCGCGAAGCGCCTGAACTTTCGCCTTCGTTACAAAACTTGACCCGTCACAACACTTGAGCGGAACCACTTTAGGATTTCGGGCACACAGGTTAAAATAGAACAAGCGAACTAAATTCAGGCTTGATTTGATTTTTTGAGTTCTAAGTTTGAGTTCTAAGTTTGAGTTCTAAGTTTGAGTTCTATGTTTTGATTCCTGTACTGTCCGTAGCGATCTCTGCGCCGCCATAGCCACCCCCTCCGTCCTCTCACCCTCCCACAGCCATGAGCTTCTTCCAGCGAATTCAAGACGTGTTTGGTTTGGGCGAACCCTACGACGATGCCGAGTACGAAGATCTGGGATACGCCGCTGAAGACGAGTCCTACGGCTATGCCAATGCCTACCCCGAGCAAGTTCCGCCCCCGTCGCCCGCCCCTCGCCGCCGTAGGGGTGCTGCACCCAATAGCGTCCCCAATAATGTCGTAGGCCTGCCCCGTGCTGCTGGGCATCAGCCCGAAGTGGTCTTGATGGAGCCGCGCTCCTTTGAAGAAATTCCCCAAGCGGTGCGGGCGCTGCGAGAGCGCAAGTCCGTCATTCTGAATTTAGGGCTAATGGAGCCAGACCAGGCCCAGCGGGCGGCCGACTATGTGGCGGGTGGAGCCTATGCAGTGGATGGACACCAGGAGCGGCTGGGCGACCACATTTTCCTATTCACTCCCAGCTTTGTGCAGATCAGCAGCTTTACCTCGATGGGCCGGGGCGATCTGCCGCTGGGCAACTTGAGCTATCCCCCCGCTCCGACCCCAAAGGGGCCGCCCACCTCGCCGCCACCCTGGCCCGGCAATGCGTTCTGATCGCCGCCTGATTGCCGCTTCTGAACGTCGAACGTCTGCCTTGGACGAGCGATCGCCCATCCGCCCCCTACCGAGAGTAAGTTCTAAAGCAACGTTTCCAAATCATCAAACACCTTTTCTCCTTCGCGGCTCCACTGGCTGAGCCACTTCATCACCTCTAGCGGTAGGGGCGATCGCGCACGCTGGGCGCTGTCAATGCACACATGCTTGGTAAAGGCGCGGGCAACGCAGGTTTCCTGGATTTCGGGAATTTCCTTGCCCACTCGCTCCACCGTAAACACTTCGTACTCGATCTCAAACTCGCTGTCCTTCAGCTTTTTGGGCGTGACGTAAATCTTCTGCTCGTCCCCACAAAAAGACGGCCGCATAAAATCTACCGTGGCGTGGGTGATGGGAATCGCAATACGCGGGTAGCAAAAAAAGGCATTGAGATTAATCCCTGAGGCGGCGAGGGAGGCTTCATAGGCTTCGTGGCACATGGCCAGCACGTTGGCAAAATACACAACGCCGGCCGCGTCGGTGTCTTGAAAGCGGACAGTGCGAGAGTAAGTGAAGGGCATACCCAAATAACGGCTCAATGACAGCTCTGTACTTGATGAGAATCCTATCAACTCTTTTGCCCATCTTTTGCACCACGCGACTCATGAAATCGCCAAGGAATCGCTAAAGTCTTGCGGCGCGTTGTGCCAGATTTAGCAATCTAAAATCACCAATCTCATCATTATGGTGGGTAAGGGGATTGTTCTGGCGATCGCCCCTGCAAACACGCCGCAAACTTTGGAATTGCTTAAGGTGCATGGGCATTGCTTGTGTTCTGTACAACTGACGCAAATCCGTCCTCTGGACTATCTCTAGAGGAGATGGTAGCGCGCTGGGTGGTAGCGCTGTTTTTTGCATTTGGCAGCATTGTGGGGGGTTGGGTTAGCGTTCCGGGAGTCTTCGGATAGCCTGCACTGCACGATTTTTATTCACCTTTCGCCAATATCCTCCTCATGTCACAGAATTTTGGTTTTTGGGCAAACCGTTTTGCTTCGGCTGGACTGGCTGCATCAGGTCTTTTGCTTGTGCTGCTAGGAATGATGCCTGCTGGCATGGCCGCGCCCAATACGGTTGGGCGGGATGTTCAGCCAGATGTAGCGGATTTGCAAGCTGTAAACCCGGAACCTGCAACGCTCATCCGGATAGACGGGGCCCGCGATCTGCTGCCGCTGAATCGGGCGCTAAAGCAGCAGCTTGAGGCAGAATCACCCAGCCTCAGGGTGGAGGTGCAGGCCAATGGAACTGAGGCGGGGCTGGCGGCGCTGAAGCGAGGCGAGGTCGATTTGGTGGCACTGGAGCGATCGCTCACGCCAGACGAACTCGCTCAGGGCTTCAAAGCATTGTGGCTGGATCAAGCGCAAATTGCAGTCATTGTGGGTGAGGATAATCCCTTCAAGGGACATTTGACGGTGCCGCAGTTCGAGCAAATCCTGCGCGGAGAGATTACCAACTGGACGCAGGTGGGCGGGCCCGATCGCCCGATTCGCCTAATCGATCGCCCGGCCACTAGCGAAACACGGGCGGTTTTGCAGCAATATGGATTGGTGCCGCCAGGTGTACCGCCAGCAGCAGTGAACCGAGTGCTGCTGAAAACTGATGACACGGCTGAGGTCATTGCCAAGTTGGGGAAAGATGGGATTGGCTATGCGATCGCCGACCAGTTGACCCAGCAGACCAAAGCCCGCGTGGTAAAGCTAGCGGTTTCCCAAGCAGTCTTGCCGACAGATGCGCGGTATCCGCTGGAGCAGGTGGGGGCGATCGCCTATCGACCCGGTTCTCCCGCATCAGCCGTGGTGCAAAACCTGACCTCATCGCCCGATGGACAGGCGCTGCTGAGCGAGGCAAAGCGAGCGATCGCGCTGGATGCAGGCAGCCGCAAAACCGTGGCGATCGCCCCTGGCGAGGTGGTTCCTGGTGGGCGTGGCATTGGCTCTTTGCTGAAGTGGGTGCTGCTGCCGCTGCTGGTGCTGGGCGGGTTGCTGACGCTGGTGCAAACGGTTCTGGCGCGACAGGCTCGGCAGCGAAATCGAGCGTTGTCTGCGGCGGAACAGGCCGGGTCGTTCGGGCGATCGCCAGACTTTGCCCCAACTCGCCCAGCAGCGACGGTTGCCAAAACCATGACCAATAGCGCCCAAGTTCGCATCCCAAACAACACAGCCTGGACTTCCGTAGCGGACGCAGGGGTGATTGAAGATAGTCCAGACGTTGAACAAGAAACCGAAGCAGCAGAGGAACAGATTGATGATATCGACATCATTCCACAGATCGATGCTGAGCAGAACAGCATCGATTCCGAAGCTGGTACAGCAGAATTTCCAGAATCAGAATTAAATCTCGAACTTGAGAATGAATCACTCCTAGAATCAAATGCTGATGTGACAGTGACAGATGTTGACACGGATGTTGACACGGTTGATGCCAAAGCAAGTGATGCTGAAGTGATTGATGAGGTGGAGGATAAACCAGAACCAGAATCTGAAGCCGTCATCGAGCCGGACGCAGAAGAGTTAGACGTAGAACTCCTCACAGAAAATACGCCGCTAGCAGAGGGCGATCGCGCTTCGTTGACAACTGAACAGGAACGTATAGAGGAACATGAAAATGAGCCTAATACGCCTATAGATGAACCCACAGGTGAATTCACATCAGAGGAAGTTCAAACTGCTCTGGTGACCGGACTAGCGCTTTCACGAGCATTGACCGGCGAACCCAAGCAAGTGTCTTCAATCGTAGAAACGCTTCGGTCCGAAAAGCAAACATTGGAACTGGAACTCGAGGCGCTGCGA contains:
- a CDS encoding cell division protein SepF, with translation MSFFQRIQDVFGLGEPYDDAEYEDLGYAAEDESYGYANAYPEQVPPPSPAPRRRRGAAPNSVPNNVVGLPRAAGHQPEVVLMEPRSFEEIPQAVRALRERKSVILNLGLMEPDQAQRAADYVAGGAYAVDGHQERLGDHIFLFTPSFVQISSFTSMGRGDLPLGNLSYPPAPTPKGPPTSPPPWPGNAF
- a CDS encoding acyl-CoA thioesterase — translated: MPFTYSRTVRFQDTDAAGVVYFANVLAMCHEAYEASLAASGINLNAFFCYPRIAIPITHATVDFMRPSFCGDEQKIYVTPKKLKDSEFEIEYEVFTVERVGKEIPEIQETCVARAFTKHVCIDSAQRARSPLPLEVMKWLSQWSREGEKVFDDLETLL